One window from the genome of Pseudobacteriovorax antillogorgiicola encodes:
- a CDS encoding calcium-binding protein yields MKKLLSLSSLLMISATAFAGSQPNLIIGKDNNNFDNPFVQPQDPALSGGGRDQSLQFGDILYGGSGSDVIFGGLGTDVIFGNQGDDVLVGGTEDGNPFNRDRAFGGSGDDAFLWAPGDGSDFFDAGSGNSDALFLGLIGELDEGGSPVFQVQLDQNFDQPLIKNGLPVIDVLNSPGFCEVIDSSYYEDREQLKKLGVDHLVRFVLRNVRNSFEAGDQSDDNGLRVTIHLKNTEYLVCASREGGEIEVLDLTVAPARKAQVKDLPLQMQKLLRSFEDQGPGDDYSKIYGNKTYDSVYYNSGRGYRNTMFFSGSNGWYQTSYGRGSLSNITYQQGQVKGRWTMEGQSGWFEFNYYQDDAFEGKWGTGNVHGANYGDRWTGKVRP; encoded by the coding sequence ATGAAAAAACTTCTTAGCTTATCCAGTTTACTGATGATATCGGCAACAGCATTCGCGGGTAGTCAGCCAAATCTAATTATTGGCAAAGATAACAATAACTTCGATAATCCATTCGTACAGCCTCAAGACCCGGCTTTGTCCGGGGGTGGGCGTGATCAAAGCCTTCAGTTTGGTGATATTCTGTACGGTGGTAGTGGTAGCGATGTGATTTTCGGCGGCCTTGGAACAGACGTCATTTTCGGAAATCAGGGCGACGATGTACTTGTTGGTGGTACTGAAGATGGTAACCCCTTCAACCGTGACCGCGCTTTCGGTGGTTCCGGGGACGACGCATTCTTATGGGCTCCTGGAGATGGCAGTGATTTCTTTGATGCTGGCAGTGGCAATAGCGATGCTTTGTTTCTTGGTCTCATCGGCGAATTAGACGAGGGTGGCAGCCCTGTGTTCCAAGTTCAGTTGGATCAAAACTTTGATCAGCCACTAATCAAGAATGGTTTGCCTGTCATCGATGTCCTAAACTCACCAGGCTTCTGTGAAGTTATTGATAGTTCTTACTATGAGGATCGTGAGCAACTTAAGAAACTTGGTGTTGATCATCTCGTAAGATTTGTCCTTCGCAATGTTCGAAATAGCTTTGAAGCTGGAGACCAGTCTGACGACAACGGCTTAAGAGTTACGATCCACCTTAAGAATACCGAATATTTGGTATGTGCGAGTCGTGAAGGCGGCGAAATCGAAGTCCTTGATTTAACAGTCGCACCAGCTCGCAAGGCACAGGTGAAAGACTTGCCTCTCCAAATGCAAAAACTATTACGCAGCTTTGAAGATCAAGGTCCTGGCGATGATTACTCCAAAATCTATGGTAACAAGACTTACGATAGCGTTTACTACAATAGCGGACGTGGCTATCGCAACACCATGTTTTTCAGCGGCTCCAATGGCTGGTATCAAACCTCTTATGGTCGTGGGAGTCTATCGAATATTACCTATCAGCAGGGACAAGTCAAGGGTCGCTGGACAATGGAAGGGCAGTCCGGTTGGTTCGAATTTAACTACTATCAAGATGATGCTTTCGAAGGTAAGTGGGGAACAGGAAATGTTCACGGCGCTAACTACGGTGACCGCTGGACAGGTAAAGTGAGACCATAA
- a CDS encoding sigma-70 family RNA polymerase sigma factor, whose product MNSITLEAAQSPSIKQLYEVVNIGLLSKLTNYQSQREDRVAVEVPEMKDLSIDVSRDFMATIINGLQVQPRAEIVRRHYLEHQPPSRIAQDLNLSPSRVEYHLKIFRLLMIKSLRQLQDENCLKGDHHDPSDSASTDIFSKL is encoded by the coding sequence ATGAATTCGATCACATTGGAGGCGGCTCAGTCGCCTTCCATAAAGCAGCTTTATGAAGTGGTGAACATAGGCTTGCTATCAAAATTAACAAACTATCAATCACAGCGCGAGGACCGTGTTGCTGTGGAGGTGCCAGAGATGAAGGATCTAAGCATTGATGTGTCTAGGGATTTCATGGCGACAATCATCAACGGTTTGCAGGTTCAACCCCGAGCCGAAATCGTTCGTCGCCACTACCTGGAGCATCAACCACCTTCACGAATTGCACAGGACCTTAATCTTAGCCCGAGCCGAGTCGAGTATCATCTTAAAATATTCCGGCTCCTAATGATAAAATCGCTACGGCAGTTACAGGATGAGAACTGCCTTAAAGGAGACCATCATGATCCGTCAGATTCTGCATCGACTGACATTTTCTCAAAGCTCTGA
- a CDS encoding sigma-54-dependent transcriptional regulator, translating into MAINRIYHLDDDPFYGEEFRETLTKAKGHSFQVTTCLTAEELFAAIDEETGPCLIVLDINIGQSSVSGDRLVQKLKQEIPRAIIMMCSDMNDPETVRRCLDLGADDFIFKGLDEGDLVERLAATFAFFQTDRNKDHKPKHFVSSTLDQIKARIPRIINSAISSVHIFGESGTGKELVSELFEEALPSGVPFNRIHCGAIAPTLLESELFGHVKGAFTGASANKVGLIEQANGGWIFLDEVATLTSSAQVALLRVLDNQTIRPVGAAKEKPVAIRILSATNESLPELVEQGRFRMDLWQRLCEATIELAPLRDRMDEFDALVQHFCKTMTLGPFHISAGALDILKRYTWRHGNIRELRNCLRAMTEGAMNKILAPAAIPKHIWESIGEQGRPQRQDDNTIVIPLHSGEHQDYEQLSQILLVELIRVIFSQKGAMSIRQLSQAIAIPRSTLGNRLHKLVQEGHIEDAELKTILKM; encoded by the coding sequence ATGGCCATAAATCGGATTTACCACTTAGACGACGACCCTTTCTATGGTGAAGAGTTTCGTGAGACTTTGACTAAGGCTAAGGGGCACTCTTTTCAAGTAACGACTTGTCTGACGGCAGAGGAGCTATTTGCTGCTATTGATGAGGAAACAGGCCCGTGCCTCATTGTACTCGATATCAATATTGGCCAAAGTAGTGTTTCAGGGGATCGGTTGGTGCAGAAGCTGAAGCAAGAGATTCCCCGAGCTATTATCATGATGTGCTCCGATATGAACGATCCAGAAACTGTGCGACGTTGCTTGGATCTAGGAGCAGACGACTTTATTTTTAAGGGTCTTGATGAAGGTGATCTGGTGGAGCGACTGGCCGCGACCTTTGCATTTTTTCAGACCGATCGCAACAAAGATCACAAGCCAAAACACTTTGTTTCTTCAACCTTGGATCAGATCAAAGCCCGCATCCCTAGGATAATCAACTCGGCTATCAGCTCGGTACATATCTTCGGCGAGTCGGGCACGGGCAAGGAGTTAGTGAGTGAATTGTTTGAGGAAGCCTTGCCATCAGGGGTTCCGTTTAATCGTATTCACTGCGGGGCTATTGCTCCAACTCTGTTAGAGTCAGAGTTGTTTGGTCATGTGAAAGGGGCTTTCACCGGAGCAAGTGCCAATAAGGTCGGATTGATTGAACAGGCTAATGGCGGTTGGATTTTCCTTGATGAGGTGGCTACCCTGACTAGTTCTGCCCAAGTCGCCTTACTTCGAGTTTTGGATAATCAAACAATCAGGCCAGTGGGTGCGGCAAAGGAGAAGCCGGTTGCCATTCGTATACTATCTGCCACAAACGAATCTCTTCCTGAACTGGTTGAACAAGGTCGTTTCCGCATGGACCTTTGGCAGAGGCTTTGTGAGGCCACCATCGAACTAGCTCCTCTTCGCGATAGAATGGATGAATTTGATGCTCTGGTGCAGCATTTTTGTAAGACTATGACACTGGGACCCTTTCATATTTCGGCGGGTGCCCTGGACATCCTGAAACGTTACACATGGCGCCACGGCAATATTCGAGAGTTGCGTAACTGCCTGCGTGCTATGACAGAAGGCGCGATGAATAAGATTCTGGCCCCAGCTGCAATACCGAAGCATATTTGGGAGTCTATAGGGGAACAAGGGCGTCCCCAGCGCCAAGACGACAATACGATTGTAATTCCGTTGCATTCCGGTGAGCACCAGGATTACGAGCAACTGAGTCAGATTCTATTGGTAGAATTGATTCGCGTCATCTTTAGTCAGAAAGGAGCCATGAGTATCCGCCAACTCTCTCAAGCTATTGCAATTCCCCGTTCTACCCTTGGTAATCGCCTGCATAAACTTGTCCAAGAGGGGCATATAGAAGATGCTGAACTGAAAACGATTCTGAAGATGTAA
- a CDS encoding 7TM diverse intracellular signaling domain-containing protein produces the protein MKQQPSLFLSAKYALIVLQASTDALITVNQFVGHTSFMKVWTVIGLLLIAFPSEAKIFSIDDIAQRPFLGPYLKLYEAPDQSITAQQALEAWQAGEFHDSKQMRPNFGNSDAEYWAILEVENSGLSRKLILENNHGMIDYFDVFLVRNGEAQLHFQGGDQQDFSNRYLKVRTNNTQIEIPEGRQLILMRAQSLTTNILSIRLWDESDYQLYLYWEYIVFGLLIGIHLVMIFYNGFLAITMKDSLYLMYIVFVGSNLVFQVCNYNLGQFFAYHFFSFETFSNHIQLVSVDLIILSAIFFTWNYLDMDKSKYWKAKYILGFNVIFSTFNLLVNHFISVQLTSFCTLIGASIVIATMINLGILRFREGYRPAYYYLLGWGAYIIGSGEAVMINIGLRDLNSFNYWSQFAGGAIEVSLFSIALGSRFNFIKRENNRKIQKLNNDLQEINKDLEAKVEMRTREIRDILKHINQGIFTVTQDNCVDREYSKYLEYIFDETDLGGQNLVELLKGRSDLSSDQIGQLETALDVILGEDDLAFEMNSHLFPEKLIYRKSEDKEPRELEIDWNHLVDGDKTTKILVAVRDMTEKNKMQSEINRKSKEIKLISQLIEVKPERFGQFQKVSLEMLADVDVMLKKGDINDEMVRFMMVTYHTLKGMSRTLNLTELSAIIHSVESEVTGRKETLSEMTFSWLNELHGSIKDALNHYIDINNNQLGRVVDHRFILVSRVLVQRVLNSVEQISDRPKDLNKDLMLLKKYYYRTPEDIAFDQLDSIKNMCDQLSKPIPKFKFNNNSFGLEPKAAEIFEKVLTHLIRNSLSHGLESNQERIAKGKTERGTITISQKVDNDRIALTYQDDGKGVLLNDIADRAKQLGIVLNEGEPVLSVLFYPGFSTKTKVDNISGRGVGMDAVRSLLESVEGTIKIEDFENVEEPERRCLRFEISVPKKYFSKMDPAGLHHADAA, from the coding sequence TTGAAACAGCAGCCCTCCCTTTTTTTGTCGGCAAAATATGCCTTGATAGTGTTGCAAGCTTCGACCGATGCCTTAATCACGGTGAATCAATTTGTGGGGCATACGAGCTTTATGAAAGTCTGGACTGTCATAGGCCTATTGTTGATAGCTTTCCCTAGTGAAGCTAAAATTTTCTCCATTGACGATATTGCACAAAGGCCGTTTCTTGGACCCTACCTTAAATTATATGAAGCTCCAGATCAAAGTATCACAGCGCAACAAGCATTGGAGGCGTGGCAAGCAGGAGAGTTTCACGATTCGAAGCAAATGAGACCTAATTTTGGCAATAGCGATGCAGAGTACTGGGCCATACTTGAAGTGGAAAATTCTGGGCTAAGCCGAAAGTTAATCCTAGAAAATAATCATGGAATGATCGATTATTTTGATGTTTTTCTTGTTAGAAACGGAGAGGCGCAACTCCATTTTCAAGGTGGGGATCAACAAGACTTTTCGAATCGCTATCTCAAGGTACGCACCAATAACACCCAAATCGAGATACCTGAAGGCCGTCAACTTATTTTGATGCGGGCACAGAGTTTGACAACAAACATATTATCTATACGACTCTGGGATGAGTCGGATTACCAGTTATACCTCTACTGGGAATACATCGTCTTCGGCCTTCTCATCGGAATTCATTTGGTGATGATCTTCTACAATGGTTTCCTAGCGATTACCATGAAAGATAGTCTATATTTGATGTATATCGTCTTCGTAGGCTCAAATCTTGTTTTCCAGGTATGTAACTACAATCTGGGGCAGTTTTTTGCCTATCACTTCTTCTCTTTCGAAACCTTCAGCAATCATATCCAACTGGTATCTGTAGACCTGATTATTTTATCAGCCATTTTCTTTACTTGGAACTATCTAGACATGGATAAGTCTAAGTATTGGAAAGCCAAGTACATCCTTGGCTTCAACGTCATATTCAGCACCTTCAACCTACTGGTTAATCATTTTATATCGGTTCAGTTGACGAGCTTCTGCACGCTCATCGGTGCTTCGATCGTCATCGCCACGATGATTAATCTTGGAATCCTGCGTTTTCGCGAAGGCTACCGCCCCGCCTACTACTATCTGCTAGGCTGGGGTGCCTATATTATAGGCTCAGGAGAGGCGGTAATGATCAATATCGGCCTGAGGGATTTGAACTCGTTTAACTACTGGAGCCAGTTTGCTGGTGGTGCTATCGAGGTATCTTTGTTTTCTATAGCATTGGGAAGTCGTTTCAACTTTATTAAGCGTGAGAACAATCGCAAAATTCAAAAGCTCAACAATGATCTTCAGGAAATCAACAAGGACCTCGAAGCTAAGGTCGAGATGCGAACCCGAGAAATCAGAGATATTCTAAAGCACATAAACCAAGGAATATTCACAGTAACCCAAGATAACTGTGTCGATCGAGAATATTCCAAGTATCTTGAATATATCTTTGATGAAACCGACCTTGGGGGCCAAAATCTCGTTGAACTTTTGAAAGGACGGAGTGACTTGAGTTCTGATCAGATAGGCCAGTTAGAAACAGCTTTGGATGTGATACTCGGTGAGGATGACCTTGCTTTCGAGATGAATAGTCACCTGTTTCCTGAAAAGTTAATCTATCGCAAATCTGAAGATAAAGAGCCGAGAGAGCTGGAAATCGATTGGAATCATCTAGTAGATGGCGATAAGACTACGAAGATCCTAGTTGCAGTAAGAGATATGACCGAGAAAAATAAGATGCAAAGTGAAATTAATCGCAAGTCCAAAGAGATCAAATTGATCTCGCAGCTGATAGAAGTAAAGCCAGAACGATTTGGTCAATTTCAGAAGGTGAGCTTGGAGATGCTTGCTGATGTTGATGTGATGCTGAAGAAGGGGGATATTAACGATGAGATGGTTCGGTTTATGATGGTCACCTATCATACTCTGAAAGGTATGTCACGGACCTTAAACCTAACGGAGCTGAGTGCAATCATTCACTCCGTGGAGTCTGAAGTTACTGGGCGCAAAGAAACACTTAGTGAAATGACTTTCTCATGGTTGAATGAACTTCACGGTAGCATAAAAGATGCTCTAAATCACTACATTGATATTAATAACAATCAGCTAGGTCGTGTTGTAGATCATCGGTTTATTCTTGTGTCGCGGGTTTTAGTGCAACGGGTCTTGAACTCAGTTGAGCAGATCTCAGACCGACCCAAAGATCTGAATAAAGACTTGATGCTTCTTAAAAAATACTACTATCGCACTCCAGAGGATATTGCCTTTGACCAGCTCGACTCAATCAAGAACATGTGCGACCAGTTAAGCAAGCCCATACCAAAGTTTAAGTTCAATAATAACAGCTTTGGGCTTGAGCCAAAAGCTGCGGAGATTTTTGAAAAAGTGCTGACTCATCTCATCCGTAACTCCCTCTCCCACGGCCTTGAGTCAAACCAAGAAAGAATTGCCAAAGGAAAAACGGAACGGGGGACTATCACAATCAGCCAGAAAGTGGATAACGATCGGATAGCCCTGACTTACCAGGATGATGGCAAGGGTGTCCTGTTAAATGATATTGCGGATCGAGCCAAGCAGTTGGGAATCGTGTTGAACGAGGGCGAGCCGGTATTAAGTGTGCTGTTCTATCCCGGTTTTTCTACTAAAACCAAAGTCGACAACATATCTGGCCGGGGGGTAGGTATGGATGCTGTACGAAGTCTGCTTGAATCCGTAGAAGGAACAATAAAAATCGAAGATTTTGAGAATGTGGAGGAACCAGAAAGACGTTGTTTGAGGTTTGAAATATCGGTGCCTAAGAAATACTTTAGCAAAATGGACCCAGCAGGGTTACACCATGCAGATGCTGCCTGA
- a CDS encoding ATP-binding protein, with product MTKRETLYVYTKRLPQIDEVGHWIHELIRYNCSDRLMEFDGSGEPRPSLLETCAVSGEGSSFRIHIKKNAFFHDGTEIKASHVIQSLIDFASQSSEGFRRVLRYEDLEKNFKKISRHRLEVSLQRSVPDFMNYLAMSGASIVRQDKKGVVDSGTWQLDHWDDEEIELHWNEQHWKGTLSLYDRVIIRPFECWENHNPGQPYLHLYHGVERKTPKDNFLHEQINSILPYQFATFMLLKDENSGLKQKLHGILEQALKKKSYWERSCLESLAHEHSPLYSPVHVRKQGVNHQVPDSLTILVEPNDFPIKYLNFLKDTFAEQGVKVSFKEGVLSRDLGGCDGVMVCLGQAHHKDSFSIINKLLNRWRCVLPNHTSTQLLKKASTAVDLIRRCQLFRDFVNHLNQTAYFIPMVKVECIVASNRIIDMGQSGHLRFVDVKQSVKQTKDDELKHAALSAIGSAVQMFAHDVKKPFSMIQGFVSLISSLDDPEKVRQLSQKHLPRIRQTIKEVDGLIYDIVEIGANSEVIQEPISLHELIDECLTQTINLEGQVEHTVRLNIQHQRMVDGDQVKLQRVFANILGNAQQACPKGGEIWVETRLDQQTIHITIGNTGSFIPEEQREQIFEAFYTKGKKRGTGLGLAIAKKIVDGHGGRISCYSDETKGTEFRIELPAANKADAVRVEYQPIEGDSGREIKILLADDDQSYLELVRDILASLSYEALQIDVAMDIATVLKMVEDNHYNLMIVDIDFGDHERNGFDVLTHIRSQGRKSLVCLHSDGGALTYQKRALRGGADLFLPKPINRRHLERMVQSCYASLENPETTNDLWIVVDDDPFFLAMWEESELQPKTFSEPEQALEYAKSHQDVKGYILDYYFDNSSLDGLSLAKQIRGYNSQAAIYLCTDRPGTQPEEDFIDVLPKDISKALDHIRRVHG from the coding sequence ATGACCAAGCGTGAAACCCTTTATGTCTATACCAAAAGACTGCCACAGATTGATGAAGTTGGACATTGGATCCATGAATTGATCCGCTACAATTGCAGTGATCGCTTGATGGAGTTTGATGGCTCCGGGGAACCAAGGCCCAGTCTTTTGGAAACCTGTGCTGTTTCCGGTGAAGGGAGTAGTTTTCGTATTCATATCAAGAAAAATGCTTTCTTTCATGATGGTACGGAAATTAAGGCAAGTCATGTAATTCAGTCTCTGATCGACTTTGCTAGCCAATCTAGTGAGGGCTTTCGCCGAGTTCTTCGCTATGAAGACCTTGAAAAGAACTTTAAAAAAATCTCTCGACATCGACTTGAAGTGTCATTGCAGCGTTCGGTGCCAGACTTTATGAATTATCTAGCGATGTCTGGCGCGTCTATCGTTCGCCAAGATAAAAAAGGGGTAGTCGATAGTGGAACTTGGCAACTTGACCATTGGGATGATGAAGAAATCGAGCTTCATTGGAACGAGCAGCACTGGAAGGGAACACTATCACTTTATGATAGAGTGATTATCAGACCATTTGAGTGTTGGGAAAACCATAACCCGGGTCAGCCATACCTTCATCTGTATCATGGAGTTGAGCGAAAAACGCCGAAAGACAATTTTCTTCATGAGCAAATTAACTCCATTTTACCATACCAATTTGCAACCTTTATGCTTCTAAAAGATGAAAACTCAGGCTTGAAGCAGAAACTACATGGCATACTGGAGCAGGCTCTTAAGAAAAAGAGCTATTGGGAGCGAAGCTGCCTTGAAAGCTTAGCCCATGAACACTCACCTCTTTATAGCCCGGTTCATGTTCGGAAGCAGGGGGTGAATCACCAGGTACCAGACTCGTTAACAATTCTGGTGGAGCCTAATGACTTTCCGATCAAATACCTTAATTTCCTTAAAGATACATTCGCTGAGCAAGGGGTCAAGGTTAGCTTCAAGGAAGGCGTATTGTCCCGAGACCTGGGCGGCTGTGATGGAGTGATGGTGTGCTTGGGTCAAGCTCACCACAAGGACTCATTTAGCATTATCAATAAACTTCTTAATCGTTGGCGCTGTGTATTGCCAAACCATACCAGCACACAATTGCTTAAAAAGGCGAGCACGGCGGTGGACTTGATCCGGCGCTGCCAGCTATTCAGGGATTTTGTCAATCACTTGAATCAGACCGCCTATTTCATACCTATGGTCAAGGTTGAATGCATTGTTGCTAGCAATCGCATCATCGATATGGGACAGAGTGGCCATCTTCGATTCGTTGACGTGAAGCAAAGTGTGAAGCAAACCAAGGATGACGAGCTCAAGCATGCAGCCTTGTCTGCAATTGGCTCTGCTGTCCAGATGTTTGCCCATGATGTTAAAAAACCATTTTCCATGATTCAGGGCTTTGTGTCTTTGATCAGCTCTTTGGATGACCCCGAAAAAGTGCGACAGCTATCTCAGAAGCATCTGCCAAGAATCCGCCAAACCATAAAAGAAGTGGATGGCTTGATCTACGATATCGTAGAGATCGGGGCAAATTCAGAGGTGATTCAAGAACCTATATCTCTACACGAGCTTATTGACGAATGCCTCACCCAAACAATTAACTTGGAAGGGCAAGTCGAGCACACGGTCCGTTTGAATATTCAGCACCAGCGAATGGTTGATGGTGATCAAGTCAAATTGCAACGTGTATTCGCGAATATCTTAGGCAATGCACAACAAGCTTGCCCTAAAGGTGGCGAAATCTGGGTTGAAACTCGCCTCGATCAACAGACTATCCATATCACGATAGGAAATACGGGAAGTTTTATTCCTGAAGAGCAGAGAGAACAGATATTTGAAGCTTTCTATACCAAGGGTAAAAAGCGTGGCACAGGCCTTGGGCTTGCTATTGCCAAAAAAATTGTTGATGGTCATGGAGGTCGGATATCTTGCTATTCCGACGAGACGAAAGGTACAGAGTTTAGGATTGAGCTTCCCGCAGCGAACAAAGCGGATGCTGTTAGAGTGGAGTACCAGCCTATTGAAGGAGACTCAGGCCGCGAGATCAAAATTCTACTTGCAGATGATGATCAATCCTACCTTGAGCTTGTAAGGGATATACTAGCTAGCCTTAGCTACGAGGCTCTCCAGATTGATGTTGCGATGGATATCGCGACTGTATTGAAGATGGTAGAGGATAACCACTACAATCTCATGATTGTAGATATTGACTTTGGCGATCACGAGCGTAATGGTTTCGACGTGCTGACTCATATTCGAAGTCAGGGTCGGAAATCCCTCGTTTGCCTCCATTCTGATGGTGGAGCCTTAACCTACCAGAAACGGGCATTGAGAGGTGGTGCTGACCTCTTTCTCCCTAAGCCCATCAATCGTAGACATCTGGAAAGAATGGTTCAAAGTTGCTATGCGTCCTTAGAAAACCCGGAAACAACAAACGACCTTTGGATTGTGGTGGATGACGATCCTTTTTTTCTTGCAATGTGGGAGGAGTCTGAATTGCAGCCAAAGACTTTCAGCGAACCTGAACAAGCTTTGGAGTACGCAAAAAGCCATCAAGATGTGAAAGGTTATATACTTGATTATTACTTTGATAATTCATCACTTGATGGTCTTAGTTTAGCTAAGCAAATAAGAGGCTACAATAGCCAAGCAGCTATTTATCTCTGCACCGACCGACCAGGAACTCAGCCGGAGGAAGACTTTATTGATGTGTTACCTAAAGACATCTCTAAGGCTCTCGATCACATTAGGAGAGTCCATGGTTAG